A segment of the Panacibacter ginsenosidivorans genome:
ATTTATTCTTTGTTGAGCAATTTTTAAAGATCCTTTAGGCACGAGTAATTCCCTGTATCTTATATTTCCTTTGTTGTCTATTTGGTCTTCCCCGAATTTTCTTTTGGGTATAGTAACGGGCTTATAATATTTACCTATATCATCAAGTATAACATTTAACTCTGCCCGAGTTAAGTGTAAGAACGAATATAGATTTGGTAAACTTTTGATCATAAAAAAACCAGGATTAGAACATGGTTTTGATAACTTCCACGACCTTAAGAATAAACTCAGGCTTAAGAAAACCTAGCCAATAAATTTTGCAAAAAACATTTTTTGGCTTTTTTCCTTTTCTGGAGCATCTCTCTTTTTCATAGAAATTGCCATGTTCAGTTAAAGACAATTTGCAATTGAATGTTAATTCAATTCTGATGTTTGTCGGTGTGTTGTCGACATTTCCTTTATTCATATTTGAAAATTTTAGTGGGAGAGACTTACTCCCCGCGCACCACCAAAACTTTCAATACTCATAATGATTTGCGTCTTTAATTTTACCCTGGCATTTCTAATTTCCCGACGCTCCGCGCAGCGGAGGGGCGTTTCGAATGTGTAACTGAATACACTTTAATTACTGAGTTGAACAAAAGAAAGCATCAGAAATCAATGAACTGAATGCAAGCTAGAATGAATTTCATATCTTCTAAAATTGAAATACGCACAGTAGTGCATAATTGTCAGATGTGATACGAATAATAAACTTTATACTTAAATAAGGATAAAAAAATATTATTTTTTTGTTCTTTTACCTTGATTTAAAGGAACTAAAAGATAAGGTTCCAGAGAAAAAGCTAAAATTATTTCGTAACGCCATTTTCCTGATGCCGTTTCCATAATTCAATCTTCGCACTTTTACTTCAGTTCAAATTATTTACACACTTGCAAACAATAATCCATGCCCATGCAACCACAAAAGCACAAGCCACAGTAGCACCACAGCTAACTCAGGGCGAATGAACGGATGGGCTGTATATCATCCGTTCTTGACTTTTTGGTTACTTTTTGTGTCAAGACAAAAAGTAAAAGAAAGAAAAGCCCCCCATCCCCTAAAGGGGAGCAAAGAAATGCAATAGCCAATCTGATCTTCGCATCTTATAAAGCAAAATCATGCGCACTTGCAAACATTGTTCTCTGCCGCGCAAACAACCAAACGCACAAGTGAGTGACACAACAAAGCTTAATAGTGCCACAACTGCTAAGTACATAAAAATATTTTCCCCTAATTTTAAAACTCATTTTCAAATAAAAGACAGATGCCAGGCGATACACTCCATCTCAACAACAAAGCGAAAAAACAAAACACGTACGACGCCATCATTGTAGGCAGCGGCATTACCGGCGGATGGGCTGCAAAAGAACTTTGCGAAAAAGGTTTGAAAGTATTAATGCTTGAACGGGGAAGAAATGTGGAGCATATAAAAGATTACCCGACTGCAACCAAAGCCCCGTGGGAGTTTGAGCATCATTTGCACTTAACCAAAGAAGACAAGGAACGCTGCTATGTGCAAAGCCGGCATTATTCTTACAAAGAAGACAATAAACATTTTTACATCAACGATAAAGAAAATCCATACGATGAAACAAAACGCTTCGATTGGATTCGTGGAGATATTGTAGGCGGTCGTTCGCTGTTGTGGGCAAGAGCCTGTTACCGCTGGAGCGATCTTGATTTTGAAGCCAACTTAAAAGATGGTCATGGTGTGGATTGGCCCATACGTTATAAAGATCTTGCGCCGTGGTATGATTATGTAGAAAGTTTTATTGGTGTAAGTGGTTCTGTTGAGCACATACCGCAGTTGCCCGATGGAAAATTTCAGCCACCATTCGAAATGAATTGCGTGGAGAAATCTTTCAAACAAAAAATTGAATCTGTTTATAACGATAGAAAAGTTATCATTGGTCGCACAGCCAATCTTACGAAACCTGTGCAGGGTAGGGGACACTGCCAGGCAAGAGATCTTTGTCACAGGGGTTGCCCGTTTGGTGCATACTTCAGCACCAATGCAAGCACCATGCCTGCAGCATATGCAACAGGTAATCTTACTGTGCGTCCGCATAGTTTGGTCAACAAAGTTTTGTATGATGAACAACAACAAAAAGCCATTGGTGTTGAAATACTCGATACCGAAACAAAACAAACAGAAGAGTTTTATGCAAACATTATTTTCTTAAATGCAGCAACGGTAGCTACTGCATTTATTTTATTGAACTCCACATCAAACCGGTTTCCAAACGGACTTGGTAATGGCAGCGACCAGGTGGGCCGCAACCTGATGGATCATCATAAAGGGCTTTCTATCTCTGCAAGTGTAGATGGTTTTGAAGATGGTTATTATTATGGTCGCAGACCTACGGGCATTTATATTCCGCGATTTAAAAATATACACGAACCTTCTCCGGATTTTCTGCGTGGTTATCATTTTGCAGGTGGTGCCTATCGTGGTCGTCAATCGCACGATGCCACAATTGGTGCGGATCTTAAAGATGCGCTTACAGAGCCCGGTGCATGGAGTTTCAGCATTTATGCATTTGGCGAAACATTGCCTTATGCAGATAACCGCGTTACACTCAACCACGATAAAAAAGATCCATGGGGCAGACCAACCATTACCATCGACTGCAACTTCCGCGATAATGAAAAAGCCATGCACAAAGACATTGCTGAAACAGGCAAAGAAATATTAACTGCTGCAGGCTATAAAGATGTAAAGGTTAGCGGCAGCATTTCTTTTCCCGGCAATGCCAACCACGAAATGGGTATTGCACGCATGGGCAAAGACCCCAAAACATCTGTGCTTAATGCATTCAACCAAATGCACGAAGTGTCCAATGTATTTATTACCGATGGCAGTTGCATGGCAAGCAGCAACTGTGTAAACCCATCGCTTACTTATATGGCGCTTACTGCAAGAGCTTGTGATTATGCAGTGAAGGAAATGAAGAAGGGAAATGTGTAAGAATTTTATGTACTAAGCTGTAGTGCTGCTATTAAGCTGTGGTTGCGTCGCACACTTGTACTGTAGAAACTAAAATGGGCAAAATGATTAAGGCGGATTATTTTAAATTGATTATATCGAAACGAAAATGATTTAGAACAAAGAGTAAAAATGTTTCATATTTTTAGCAGCATATTTTTGTATCTAGCGTGTATT
Coding sequences within it:
- a CDS encoding GMC oxidoreductase, with protein sequence MPGDTLHLNNKAKKQNTYDAIIVGSGITGGWAAKELCEKGLKVLMLERGRNVEHIKDYPTATKAPWEFEHHLHLTKEDKERCYVQSRHYSYKEDNKHFYINDKENPYDETKRFDWIRGDIVGGRSLLWARACYRWSDLDFEANLKDGHGVDWPIRYKDLAPWYDYVESFIGVSGSVEHIPQLPDGKFQPPFEMNCVEKSFKQKIESVYNDRKVIIGRTANLTKPVQGRGHCQARDLCHRGCPFGAYFSTNASTMPAAYATGNLTVRPHSLVNKVLYDEQQQKAIGVEILDTETKQTEEFYANIIFLNAATVATAFILLNSTSNRFPNGLGNGSDQVGRNLMDHHKGLSISASVDGFEDGYYYGRRPTGIYIPRFKNIHEPSPDFLRGYHFAGGAYRGRQSHDATIGADLKDALTEPGAWSFSIYAFGETLPYADNRVTLNHDKKDPWGRPTITIDCNFRDNEKAMHKDIAETGKEILTAAGYKDVKVSGSISFPGNANHEMGIARMGKDPKTSVLNAFNQMHEVSNVFITDGSCMASSNCVNPSLTYMALTARACDYAVKEMKKGNV